In a single window of the Allobranchiibius huperziae genome:
- a CDS encoding ATP-dependent DNA helicase, whose translation MPDDLDALLAAAVQGVGGTPREGQTRMAHAVQDALSDKSHLLAQAGTGTGKSLAYLVPAIAHAVESGRPAIIATATLALQAQIVDRDLPRIADALAPVIGRRPTYGLVKGRRNYVCVNKLQGGYPDDEDEGLLSVGDVDQQAGRLGREVLRLREWAEETDSGDRDDLVPGVSERAWRQVSVSALECLGSKCPMVAECFVEQARAHAKDCDVVVTNHSFMAIDAFEGRRMLPEHDLLVIDEGHELVDRVTSTVTDELSGGMASAAARRCGRLADTAALTDAGEFVQGILDRLAPGRLTGIPDDLALGLGRVRDTAREVSSQLKPEQGAAPDGGRQMAQAAVDELFDTAARVLEERELDVAWISEDLRRGHLLRVAPMSVAMALREAVFGERTVVLTSATLELGGSFDAVAGTLGLRGAGGPSWTGLDVGSPFDYPTQAIAYVASQLPPPGRDGPADAVFDEIETLVRAAGGRTLGLFSSTRAAKAAAEAMRTRLGDEIPVLCQGDDQIATLVRQFAADGPTCLFGTMSLWQGVDVPGSACQLVIIDRIPFPRPDDPLSSARTEAIARRGGNGFMAVSATHAALRLAQGAGRLIRRADDRGVVAFLDPRMVTARYAGFLQSTLPPFWPTSDRALVLNALRRLDETAGPVIAVAARGGAEKASPVAVVRDDDTSAHPGPSVAGPVEHPAPDDLAAPNEPVAPDPQPTPAGHEPEPALSARPSGQQQQLLDQLRAQVAQVEEQPLAQPSIMPLGAKRPKAPDTPPSAPPAVPDGAQEPADVTEAPGPGEVPGPPEPRALRVVTDGGERVWSAEDDEELRDGAEMGLNVTELAEHLDLPTEELRARAGVLGVRLDE comes from the coding sequence ATGCCCGACGACTTGGACGCACTGCTCGCGGCGGCGGTCCAGGGGGTGGGAGGGACCCCCCGGGAGGGGCAGACCCGGATGGCGCACGCCGTGCAGGACGCGTTGAGCGACAAGTCACACCTGCTCGCGCAGGCCGGCACGGGCACCGGCAAGTCGCTGGCCTACCTGGTGCCGGCGATCGCGCACGCGGTGGAGAGCGGTAGACCCGCGATCATCGCCACCGCGACCCTGGCGCTGCAGGCACAGATCGTCGACCGCGACCTGCCCCGGATCGCGGACGCGCTGGCACCGGTGATCGGCCGGCGCCCGACGTACGGCCTGGTCAAGGGGCGCCGCAACTACGTGTGCGTGAACAAGCTGCAGGGCGGATACCCCGACGACGAGGACGAGGGGCTGCTCTCGGTCGGCGATGTGGATCAGCAGGCCGGGAGGCTCGGCCGCGAGGTGCTGCGGCTGCGGGAGTGGGCCGAGGAGACCGACTCCGGCGACCGCGACGACCTGGTGCCCGGCGTCAGCGAACGCGCCTGGCGGCAGGTCTCGGTGTCCGCGCTGGAGTGCCTGGGCTCCAAGTGCCCGATGGTCGCCGAGTGCTTCGTGGAGCAGGCGCGGGCGCACGCCAAGGACTGCGACGTCGTCGTCACCAACCACAGCTTCATGGCGATCGACGCGTTCGAGGGGCGCCGGATGCTGCCCGAACACGACCTGCTGGTCATCGACGAGGGCCACGAACTGGTCGACCGGGTCACCTCGACCGTCACCGACGAGCTGTCCGGGGGTATGGCGTCGGCGGCCGCCCGGCGGTGCGGGCGCCTCGCCGACACGGCCGCGCTCACCGACGCCGGCGAGTTCGTCCAAGGGATCCTGGACCGACTGGCGCCTGGCCGGCTCACGGGTATCCCCGACGATCTGGCGCTGGGCCTCGGGCGGGTGCGCGACACCGCGCGCGAGGTGTCGAGCCAGCTCAAGCCCGAGCAGGGTGCGGCACCCGACGGTGGGCGCCAGATGGCCCAGGCCGCGGTCGACGAGCTGTTCGACACGGCCGCGCGGGTGCTGGAGGAGCGCGAGCTGGACGTCGCGTGGATCTCCGAGGACCTGCGGCGCGGGCACCTGCTGCGGGTGGCGCCGATGAGCGTCGCGATGGCGCTGCGGGAGGCGGTCTTCGGCGAGCGAACCGTCGTCCTCACCTCCGCGACCCTGGAGCTGGGCGGCAGCTTCGACGCGGTCGCCGGCACCCTCGGGCTGCGTGGTGCGGGAGGACCCTCCTGGACCGGCCTCGACGTGGGCTCACCGTTCGACTACCCGACGCAGGCGATCGCGTACGTCGCCTCGCAGCTGCCCCCGCCCGGCCGGGACGGTCCCGCCGACGCGGTCTTCGACGAGATCGAGACGCTGGTCCGAGCCGCGGGCGGTCGCACCCTGGGTCTGTTCTCCTCGACCCGGGCCGCGAAGGCGGCCGCGGAGGCGATGCGCACCCGGCTCGGCGACGAGATCCCGGTCCTGTGCCAGGGCGATGACCAGATCGCAACCCTGGTGCGGCAGTTCGCGGCCGACGGGCCGACCTGCCTCTTCGGCACCATGAGCCTGTGGCAGGGCGTCGACGTCCCGGGCAGTGCCTGCCAGCTGGTGATCATCGACCGCATCCCCTTCCCGCGGCCGGACGACCCGCTGTCGTCCGCACGCACGGAGGCCATCGCCCGGCGCGGCGGCAACGGCTTCATGGCCGTCTCCGCCACGCACGCCGCACTGCGCCTGGCTCAGGGTGCCGGTCGGCTCATCCGGCGGGCCGACGACCGCGGCGTCGTCGCCTTCCTGGACCCGCGGATGGTCACGGCCCGGTACGCCGGCTTCCTGCAGTCCACGCTGCCGCCGTTCTGGCCGACCAGCGACCGGGCACTGGTGCTCAACGCCCTCCGACGGCTCGACGAGACCGCGGGGCCGGTGATCGCCGTGGCCGCGCGGGGCGGCGCTGAGAAAGCGTCTCCGGTCGCGGTGGTGCGCGACGACGACACCTCGGCGCACCCGGGACCGTCCGTCGCCGGACCGGTCGAACATCCCGCCCCGGACGACCTGGCCGCCCCGAACGAGCCGGTCGCCCCGGACCCGCAGCCCACGCCCGCCGGGCACGAGCCCGAGCCCGCCCTGTCGGCGCGGCCGAGCGGGCAGCAGCAACAGCTTCTCGACCAGTTGCGTGCGCAGGTCGCCCAGGTGGAGGAGCAGCCTCTCGCGCAGCCGTCGATCATGCCGCTCGGTGCCAAGCGGCCGAAGGCGCCGGACACCCCGCCGAGCGCACCTCCGGCCGTGCCGGACGGAGCGCAGGAGCCCGCCGACGTCACGGAGGCGCCGGGCCCCGGTGAGGTCCCGGGCCCTCCGGAGCCGCGCGCGCTGCGCGTCGTCACCGACGGTGGTGAGCGGGTCTGGAGCGCCGAGGACGACGAGGAGCTGCGGGACGGCGCCGAGATGGGGTTGAACGTCACCGAGCTCGCCGAGCACCTGGACCTGCCGACCGAGGAGCTGCGCGCGCGGGCCGGTGTGCTCGGCGTACGTCTGGACGAGTGA
- a CDS encoding MGH1-like glycoside hydrolase domain-containing protein, with the protein MSAEHDRLAASHDDLAPWRLWGPYVSGRQWGTVREDYSADGNAWDYLPFDDAHRRAYRWGEDGLAGLCDRFGFFNLGLALWNGQDDRLKERLFGLTNGQGNHGEDVKEIWWPTDATPTHAYASWLYRYPQRAFPYAELLREAAVRGRADTEFELTDTGILADDHFFDVEVVHAKATPTDIVVRVTATNRGPDPAPLDVVLQGWFRNTWAWGRDDRRPTMQRAQQAQGSGAAVEFHHAWLGDYRIVPDGSPRILFCDNETDDLALYGTPSATDCPTSGLDQAVVHGNLACTRPDQGTKVGFWWHHDTVAPGASVTVGLRLTAAATAEQPAQEGSGAGADLRATAGVAHAPVAAPDDTPSDRVVEVRAQEADAFYAEVLADVHEDEDRHIARRAFAGLLWGRQLYRYSIGEWLEGDPAQPVPPAARRTGRNSRWTHLDIADVISMPDEWEYPWFASWDLAFHTLPLADIDPWFAKQQIELMVREWVQHPNGQLPAYEWDFGDVNPPVLAWATRMVHRIDGGTDTGFLVRVFSKLLLNFSWWVNRKDADGSYLFEGGFLGMDNIGLFDRSAPLPGGVRLEQSDATSWMAFYALSMLQIAVELARDAPGWDDVARTFFEYFLRLAGAMDDFGSAGVSLWSEQDGFYYDTLVHPDGTTEQLPVRSLVGLLPLIAVHSVHPVVLDEIGELIDEVEWTQRRDTALADALVHHQSHDDDRVTIALVPAERRTALYRRLFDESEFLSPHGVRSLSAAYRDGFAVDVDGARTSIRYVPAESDSGLFGGNSNWRGPVWMPVNVLLLDALRSYAAAEPDLQVEHPTSSGAGTTLGAVADDLRERLVGLFRAGPGGRRPGTPRWYPDGPLWDREVTFSEYFDGDTGAGLGATHQTGWTALVAHLICHPGGLRD; encoded by the coding sequence GTGAGCGCCGAACACGACCGCCTGGCCGCCTCGCACGACGACCTGGCGCCGTGGCGGCTCTGGGGTCCGTACGTCAGCGGCCGGCAGTGGGGCACCGTCCGCGAGGACTACTCCGCCGACGGGAACGCCTGGGACTACCTGCCGTTCGACGACGCCCACCGCCGCGCGTACCGATGGGGCGAGGACGGGCTGGCGGGTCTGTGTGACCGGTTCGGCTTCTTCAACCTGGGCCTCGCCCTGTGGAACGGCCAGGACGACCGCCTCAAGGAACGGCTCTTCGGCCTCACCAACGGCCAGGGCAACCACGGCGAGGACGTCAAGGAGATCTGGTGGCCCACCGACGCCACCCCCACCCACGCGTACGCCAGTTGGCTCTACCGCTATCCGCAGCGGGCCTTCCCGTACGCCGAACTGCTCCGTGAGGCGGCCGTGCGCGGTCGCGCCGACACCGAGTTCGAGCTGACCGACACCGGCATCCTGGCCGACGACCACTTCTTCGACGTCGAGGTCGTGCACGCGAAGGCCACCCCGACCGACATCGTCGTCCGGGTCACCGCCACCAATCGCGGCCCGGATCCCGCACCTCTCGATGTGGTCCTGCAGGGCTGGTTCCGCAACACCTGGGCGTGGGGTCGCGACGACCGCCGACCGACGATGCAGCGGGCTCAGCAGGCCCAGGGTTCGGGCGCGGCCGTGGAGTTCCACCACGCGTGGCTCGGCGACTACCGGATCGTGCCGGACGGCAGCCCGCGAATTCTGTTCTGCGACAACGAGACGGACGACCTCGCGCTCTACGGCACACCCAGCGCCACCGACTGCCCCACGAGCGGCCTCGACCAGGCCGTCGTCCACGGCAACCTCGCCTGCACGCGCCCCGACCAGGGCACCAAGGTGGGCTTCTGGTGGCACCACGACACCGTGGCGCCGGGTGCCTCCGTCACGGTCGGCCTGCGGCTGACCGCGGCCGCCACCGCGGAGCAACCCGCGCAGGAGGGGAGCGGTGCGGGGGCCGACCTGCGCGCCACGGCAGGGGTCGCGCACGCCCCGGTGGCAGCACCGGACGACACCCCGAGCGACCGCGTCGTCGAGGTCCGCGCGCAGGAGGCCGATGCCTTCTACGCCGAGGTGCTCGCGGACGTCCACGAGGATGAGGACCGGCACATCGCGCGGCGCGCGTTCGCGGGTCTGCTGTGGGGACGGCAGCTCTACCGCTACAGCATCGGCGAGTGGCTGGAGGGCGATCCCGCCCAGCCGGTGCCTCCGGCCGCTCGCCGTACCGGGCGCAACAGCAGGTGGACCCACCTCGACATCGCCGACGTCATCTCGATGCCGGACGAGTGGGAGTACCCGTGGTTCGCCTCGTGGGATCTGGCGTTCCACACGCTGCCGCTGGCCGATATCGACCCGTGGTTCGCCAAGCAGCAGATCGAGCTCATGGTGCGCGAGTGGGTGCAGCACCCGAACGGCCAACTCCCCGCGTACGAATGGGATTTCGGCGACGTCAACCCCCCGGTGCTCGCATGGGCGACCCGGATGGTGCACCGCATCGACGGTGGCACGGACACCGGTTTCCTGGTGCGCGTCTTCAGCAAGCTGTTGCTCAACTTCTCGTGGTGGGTCAACCGCAAGGACGCCGACGGCTCCTACCTCTTCGAGGGCGGCTTCCTCGGGATGGACAACATCGGGCTCTTCGACCGCTCGGCCCCGCTGCCCGGCGGGGTGCGACTGGAGCAGTCCGACGCCACGAGCTGGATGGCGTTCTATGCGCTGTCCATGCTGCAGATCGCCGTCGAGCTCGCGCGCGACGCGCCGGGCTGGGACGACGTGGCGCGCACCTTCTTCGAGTACTTCCTGCGGCTCGCGGGGGCAATGGACGACTTCGGCTCCGCGGGCGTCTCGCTCTGGTCGGAGCAGGACGGCTTCTACTACGACACCCTCGTGCATCCGGACGGCACGACTGAGCAGCTGCCCGTGCGGTCGCTCGTGGGTCTGTTGCCGCTCATCGCCGTGCACTCGGTGCATCCCGTGGTCCTGGATGAGATCGGTGAGCTCATCGACGAGGTCGAGTGGACCCAGCGTCGCGACACCGCGCTCGCGGATGCGCTGGTGCACCACCAGTCGCACGACGACGACCGGGTGACGATCGCCCTGGTGCCGGCGGAGCGTCGTACGGCGTTGTACCGCAGGCTCTTCGACGAATCGGAATTCCTCTCACCCCACGGCGTCCGGTCCTTGTCCGCGGCGTACCGCGACGGGTTCGCGGTCGACGTGGACGGCGCGCGTACGTCGATCCGCTACGTGCCCGCGGAGTCCGACAGCGGACTGTTCGGCGGCAACTCCAACTGGCGCGGCCCGGTCTGGATGCCGGTCAACGTGCTGCTGCTCGATGCGCTGCGCAGCTACGCGGCGGCCGAACCGGACCTGCAGGTGGAGCACCCCACGAGCTCCGGGGCGGGTACGACGCTCGGTGCCGTCGCCGACGACCTGCGCGAACGGCTCGTCGGCCTCTTCCGGGCAGGACCCGGTGGTCGTCGTCCGGGCACCCCGCGGTGGTATCCGGACGGTCCGCTCTGGGACCGGGAGGTCACCTTCAGCGAGTACTTCGACGGCGACACCGGCGCTGGTCTGGGCGCGACCCATCAGACCGGGTGGACCGCCCTGGTCGCCCACCTCATCTGCCATCCGGGCGGGTTGCGCGACTGA
- the hflX gene encoding GTPase HflX, with protein MTAHDDFFDTRATALAKDDGEPVLERYDADGFVLDPGTDGDQFERENRAALRRVEGLSTELTDVTEVEYRQLRLERVVLAGVWHDGTIQDAENSLRELSALAETAGSTVLAGVLQRRSKPDASTWMGAGKAKELRDVVIAEGADTVVADGELAPGQRRGLEDVVKVKVIDRTALILDIFAQHAKSKEGKAQVELAQLQYLLPRLRGWGESMSRQAGGQAAAGQGMGSRGPGETKIELDRRRINTRIAKLKRELTGMKTMRDTKRSSRRNHHVPSVAIAGYTNAGKSSILNRLTGAGVLVQNQLFATLDPTVRRAETADGRLYTLADTVGFVSNLPHQLIEAFRSTLEEVGDSDLLLHVVDGSHPDPEGQISAVREVLAEVGAHDVREVIVINKADVADPEVIDRIRRSEKHSITVSARTGAGFAELKALIDDELPRPEIRVDVVLPYDRGDLLSRIHDEGEVLETEHLADGTHVHAKVTPALDGELTAFAR; from the coding sequence ATGACTGCACACGACGACTTCTTCGACACCCGCGCCACGGCGCTCGCCAAGGACGACGGCGAACCCGTGCTGGAGCGCTACGACGCCGACGGCTTCGTGCTCGATCCCGGCACCGACGGTGACCAGTTCGAGCGCGAGAACAGGGCTGCGCTACGCCGCGTCGAGGGCCTCTCGACCGAGCTCACCGATGTCACCGAGGTCGAGTACCGGCAGCTGCGGCTCGAGCGGGTCGTGCTGGCCGGTGTCTGGCACGACGGCACGATCCAGGATGCCGAGAACTCCCTGCGCGAGCTGTCCGCCCTCGCCGAGACCGCCGGTTCGACGGTGCTCGCGGGCGTCCTGCAGCGCCGCAGCAAGCCCGACGCGAGCACCTGGATGGGCGCCGGCAAGGCGAAGGAACTGCGCGACGTCGTGATCGCCGAAGGGGCCGACACCGTCGTCGCCGACGGCGAACTGGCACCCGGCCAGCGCCGCGGCCTGGAGGACGTCGTCAAGGTCAAGGTCATCGACCGCACCGCCCTGATCCTGGACATCTTCGCCCAGCACGCGAAGTCCAAGGAGGGCAAGGCGCAGGTCGAGTTGGCCCAGTTGCAGTACCTCCTCCCGCGGCTGCGCGGCTGGGGTGAGTCGATGTCCCGGCAGGCCGGTGGCCAGGCCGCCGCGGGTCAGGGCATGGGCTCGCGCGGACCCGGTGAGACCAAGATCGAGCTCGACCGGCGCCGCATCAACACCCGCATCGCCAAGCTCAAGCGCGAGCTGACCGGCATGAAGACCATGCGTGACACCAAGCGGTCCTCGCGGCGCAACCACCACGTGCCGTCCGTCGCCATCGCGGGCTACACCAACGCCGGCAAGTCCTCGATCCTCAACCGGCTCACCGGGGCCGGCGTGCTGGTGCAGAACCAGCTCTTCGCGACCCTGGACCCGACCGTACGACGCGCCGAGACCGCCGACGGGCGTCTCTACACGCTCGCCGACACGGTGGGTTTCGTGAGCAACCTGCCGCACCAGTTGATCGAGGCGTTCCGCTCGACGCTGGAGGAGGTCGGCGACTCCGACCTGCTGCTGCACGTGGTCGACGGGTCGCACCCCGACCCCGAGGGCCAGATCAGCGCCGTACGCGAGGTGCTGGCCGAGGTGGGCGCGCACGACGTCCGCGAGGTCATCGTCATCAACAAGGCCGACGTCGCCGATCCCGAGGTGATCGACCGCATCCGCCGCTCGGAGAAGCACAGCATCACCGTGTCCGCCCGGACCGGCGCCGGTTTCGCCGAGCTCAAGGCGCTCATCGACGACGAGCTGCCCCGTCCGGAGATCCGCGTCGACGTGGTGCTGCCCTACGACCGGGGCGATCTGCTGAGCCGGATCCACGACGAGGGTGAGGTGCTGGAGACCGAGCACCTGGCCGACGGTACGCACGTGCATGCGAAGGTGACGCCCGCCCTGGACGGCGAGCTCACCGCGTTCGCCCGCTGA
- a CDS encoding DUF559 domain-containing protein has translation MSKKSSCAVMFSSGSQTSTASANRLCRYAVPTPRPYARSRFSPLSPKRATHPYARSRFSPLSPKRATEPPWVVDNRGQPPGVLDAVRMAASDNARVFIDRRTARTRGLPMKELLSTQYTRVFFDCYVPASTPVTQTLLVQAALFCAPEALAASHHSAAQLWGGIVPRTSDVHLAVTTDVRTKRRGIRTHRYDVSPRVMQRSGVPTTTPEQTFVDLGAYLELVDLVVLGDSLIRKQRTTIDRLSAAASVASGRGSVTVRRAATWVRGSVDSPNETRLRLLLVLAGLPEPAVNTAIRGADGEIQRKLDLAYERARVAIEYDGRHHIDRQEQWQRDLLRREELEGQGWRFVVITADDLYSHPNRVLTRVTAAMRTQGMRVPRLSTAWCTYFHQPSASSVA, from the coding sequence GTGTCGAAGAAGTCGTCGTGTGCAGTCATGTTCTCCTCAGGTTCCCAGACGTCAACAGCATCTGCGAACCGTTTATGCCGGTACGCCGTCCCTACTCCCCGTCCCTACGCCCGCTCTCGTTTCAGCCCGCTCAGCCCCAAACGCGCCACCCACCCCTACGCCCGCTCTCGTTTCAGCCCGCTCAGCCCCAAACGCGCCACCGAACCCCCGTGGGTTGTGGATAACCGTGGGCAGCCTCCCGGAGTCCTCGATGCTGTCCGGATGGCCGCCTCCGACAACGCCCGCGTGTTCATCGATCGCCGGACCGCGCGCACACGTGGTCTGCCGATGAAGGAGCTGCTCAGCACGCAGTACACCAGGGTGTTCTTCGACTGCTACGTGCCGGCAAGCACCCCCGTTACGCAGACACTTCTCGTTCAGGCGGCGCTCTTCTGCGCGCCCGAAGCCCTCGCGGCCAGCCACCACTCGGCCGCTCAGCTGTGGGGCGGCATAGTTCCGCGAACGTCGGATGTGCACCTCGCCGTGACCACTGACGTTCGCACCAAACGCCGTGGGATCCGGACGCATCGCTACGACGTGAGCCCGCGCGTCATGCAGCGATCGGGTGTACCGACAACGACACCCGAGCAGACATTCGTGGATCTTGGCGCGTATCTCGAACTGGTGGATCTGGTGGTCCTCGGCGACTCGCTGATCAGGAAGCAACGAACCACGATCGATCGACTCTCCGCGGCCGCATCGGTCGCATCGGGCAGGGGTTCTGTCACTGTTCGCCGAGCCGCGACGTGGGTGCGCGGGAGCGTGGATTCGCCGAACGAGACGAGGTTGAGGCTGTTGCTCGTCCTCGCCGGCCTCCCCGAGCCCGCGGTGAACACTGCGATCCGAGGGGCCGACGGTGAGATTCAGCGCAAGCTCGATCTCGCGTACGAGAGGGCGAGAGTCGCCATCGAGTACGACGGCCGCCACCACATCGACCGGCAGGAGCAGTGGCAGCGTGACCTTCTGCGCCGCGAGGAGTTGGAGGGGCAAGGATGGCGGTTCGTCGTCATCACCGCGGACGACCTCTATTCGCACCCGAATCGAGTCCTGACGAGGGTGACGGCGGCGATGCGCACGCAGGGAATGCGGGTACCTCGCCTGTCCACCGCCTGGTGCACCTACTTCCATCAGCCGTCCGCAAGCTCAGTGGCCTGA
- a CDS encoding methyltransferase has translation MADSEEHQHYFTAQPASDADRRTINIPLAGTTYAVQVARGVFSPDRIDQGTSVLLRHAPQPPTTGTFLDLGCGWGPVALTLALRSPQASVYAVDVNERALDLTRRNAAAVGANGLRAELPDDVPADVRFDLIWSNPPIRVGKPALHDLLRTWLPRLSASGEAYLVVQRNLGSDSLHRWSSEEFAGQGLVTTRHTSEKGYRILQVSRAG, from the coding sequence GTGGCGGACTCCGAGGAACATCAGCACTACTTCACCGCGCAGCCCGCGAGCGACGCGGACCGTCGCACGATCAACATCCCGCTGGCCGGAACGACGTACGCCGTGCAGGTCGCCCGCGGCGTCTTCTCCCCCGACCGCATCGACCAGGGCACATCGGTGCTGCTGCGGCACGCTCCACAGCCGCCGACCACCGGCACGTTCCTCGATCTCGGGTGCGGCTGGGGACCCGTCGCGCTGACCCTGGCCCTGCGCTCGCCGCAGGCGAGCGTCTACGCCGTCGACGTCAACGAACGCGCACTCGACCTGACTCGCCGCAATGCCGCGGCGGTCGGAGCTAACGGCCTACGGGCGGAGCTCCCCGACGACGTACCCGCCGACGTCCGCTTCGACCTGATCTGGTCCAACCCGCCCATCCGGGTCGGCAAGCCGGCGTTGCACGACCTTCTCCGTACCTGGTTGCCGCGGCTGAGCGCGTCGGGCGAGGCCTATCTCGTGGTCCAGCGCAACCTCGGCTCGGACTCCCTGCACCGGTGGTCGAGCGAGGAGTTCGCCGGGCAGGGGCTCGTGACCACCCGGCACACGAGCGAGAAGGGCTACCGCATCCTGCAGGTCAGCCGGGCAGGCTGA
- the dapF gene encoding diaminopimelate epimerase: MPTVDFVKGHGTMNDFVLVADLDGALSLTAADVGFLADRHAGIGGDGVIRVTRTESVADAPADIDPQLWFMDYYNADGSAAEMCGNGTRVFARYLVEHGLASGPSFEIGTRAGVKRIDLVGDGYSTDLGPWRLSRADEAAKRGMDAVVQVVGAPDALPALSLDLGNPHTVVALPPSMDLGTLDLQRAPHVDPRPFDGTNVEFVRAHGPGHISMRVFERGVGETLSCGTGAAAAALATWWWSGQSPDQLQWTVDVPGGRLGVLIEGDRVSLSGPAALVADGRVSLPG, encoded by the coding sequence ATGCCCACCGTCGACTTCGTCAAAGGCCACGGCACGATGAACGACTTCGTGCTGGTGGCCGACCTCGACGGTGCGCTGTCGCTGACCGCCGCCGACGTCGGCTTCCTCGCCGATCGGCACGCGGGGATCGGCGGGGACGGCGTGATCCGGGTGACCCGCACCGAGTCGGTCGCCGATGCTCCCGCGGACATCGACCCGCAGCTGTGGTTCATGGACTACTACAACGCCGACGGATCGGCCGCCGAGATGTGCGGCAACGGCACGCGGGTCTTCGCCCGCTACCTCGTGGAGCACGGACTGGCGAGCGGTCCGTCGTTCGAGATCGGCACCCGTGCGGGCGTCAAGCGCATCGACCTGGTGGGCGACGGCTACAGCACGGACCTCGGGCCGTGGAGGCTGTCGCGGGCGGACGAGGCCGCCAAGCGGGGGATGGACGCGGTCGTCCAGGTCGTCGGCGCGCCCGACGCGCTGCCCGCGCTCAGCCTCGATCTCGGCAACCCGCACACCGTCGTCGCGCTGCCGCCGTCGATGGATCTCGGCACCCTGGACCTGCAACGGGCACCGCACGTCGACCCGCGACCGTTCGACGGCACGAACGTGGAGTTCGTCCGCGCGCACGGGCCCGGGCACATCAGCATGCGGGTCTTCGAACGCGGGGTGGGGGAGACGCTCAGCTGCGGCACTGGAGCGGCGGCCGCCGCTCTGGCGACCTGGTGGTGGAGCGGGCAGTCGCCCGATCAGCTCCAGTGGACGGTCGACGTGCCCGGTGGCCGCCTCGGCGTCCTGATCGAAGGCGACCGGGTTTCGTTGTCCGGTCCCGCCGCGCTGGTGGCCGACGGCCGGGTCAGCCTGCCCGGCTGA
- the miaA gene encoding tRNA (adenosine(37)-N6)-dimethylallyltransferase MiaA, translated as MDVGGRATVVAVVGPTATGKSHLGLDLAEALDGEIVNADASQLYRGMDIGTAKLPVAERRGIPHHLLDVLDVREESTLAAYQERVTVAIDDVCARGRTPILVGGSGLYARAALDVLEIPPTDPGARAAWEQRLETEGPDALHAQLREQDPAAARAIGPANGRRLVRALEVIELTGRPFSATMPTRTYRRPAVQVGLRADRPLLHERIARRARQMWEDGLLDEVRRLDGQGLRDGRTASRAIGYAQALGQLDGDLTRDQAIDETALATRRFARRQVAWFKADPRITWLDHDDPDLTDRALALIRAARP; from the coding sequence ATGGATGTGGGCGGTCGGGCGACCGTGGTCGCGGTGGTCGGGCCGACGGCGACCGGGAAGTCCCACCTCGGGCTGGACCTGGCAGAGGCGCTCGACGGCGAGATCGTCAATGCCGACGCCTCGCAGCTCTACCGCGGCATGGACATCGGCACGGCCAAGCTGCCGGTCGCCGAACGACGCGGCATCCCCCACCATCTGCTGGACGTGCTGGACGTCCGCGAGGAGTCCACGCTCGCGGCGTACCAGGAACGCGTCACCGTCGCCATCGACGACGTGTGCGCGCGGGGGCGTACGCCGATCCTGGTCGGCGGCAGTGGCCTCTACGCGCGGGCGGCTCTGGACGTACTGGAGATACCGCCGACCGACCCCGGTGCGCGAGCCGCGTGGGAGCAGCGCCTGGAGACCGAGGGCCCCGATGCGCTCCATGCACAGCTGCGGGAGCAGGACCCCGCGGCGGCGCGTGCCATCGGACCGGCCAACGGACGCCGTCTCGTCCGGGCCCTGGAGGTCATCGAGCTGACCGGTCGCCCGTTCAGCGCGACCATGCCCACGCGCACCTACCGCCGCCCGGCCGTGCAGGTGGGGCTGCGAGCGGACCGACCCCTCCTGCACGAGCGGATCGCTCGTCGTGCGCGTCAGATGTGGGAGGACGGGTTGCTCGACGAGGTGCGCCGGCTGGACGGTCAAGGGCTGCGCGACGGACGGACGGCCAGCCGGGCGATCGGGTACGCGCAGGCACTGGGGCAGCTCGACGGTGATCTGACCCGGGATCAGGCGATCGACGAGACCGCCCTCGCCACAAGGCGATTCGCACGCCGACAGGTCGCATGGTTCAAGGCCGATCCCCGGATCACCTGGCTCGATCACGACGACCCGGATCTCACCGATCGCGCATTGGCGCTGATCCGTGCGGCGCGTCCGTGA